From Dreissena polymorpha isolate Duluth1 chromosome 15, UMN_Dpol_1.0, whole genome shotgun sequence, a single genomic window includes:
- the LOC127859289 gene encoding streptavidin-like: protein MLTTATVVCCLCSVALGVVISRDNPFGLCKVPVPDAQNMCGIAGVWRNQLQSVMKFTCVGGHIDGKYFTAVGNADGFYELSGKYLKPDNNTTIVGWVVAFSNDLYGNSNSTTAWSGIHYADNGTLYTHWLLTRFQPRPNLWMSTTVNHDDFERVC from the exons ATGTTAACAACGGCTACAGTGGTGTGCTGCTTATGTTCTGTTGCACTGGGCGTTGTAATCAGCAGGGACAATCCGTTCG GTCTCTGCAAAGTTCCTGTACCGGATGCTCAAAACATGTGCGGCATAGCGGGGGTTTGGCGAAACCAGCTCCAGTCCGTCATGAAATTCACCTGCGTCGGCGGACATATCGACGGCAAATATTTCACGGCGGTCGGCAACGCCGACGGATTCTATGAACTTTCGGGTAAATACTTGAAGCCCGACAACAACACGACAATCGTTGGCTGGGTTGTTGCCTTTAGCAACGACTTGTACGGAAATTCCAACTCCACGACCGCATGGTCCGGGATCCATTACGCTGACAACGGTACTTTGTACACCCACTGGCTGCTGACTCGTTTTCAACCAAGACCCAATCTCTGGATGTCAACGACGGTAAACCATGATGACTTTGAGAGGGTTTGCTGA